A region of the Dehalogenimonas sp. THU2 genome:
CCATGCCGCTGTGGATCGCTATCATCGGCGGTGGTGCCCTGATATCACTGGTGCCGGGTGTGGCCTGGGAGGCTCACCTGGGCGGCCTGTTGACCGGCATCGGCGCTGCGCTGATTATCACCCGCGGCAAGCTGCGCTTCTAACCGTTTCTCTGACTGAACAATTTTATTTACCCTTATTACCTTTTTATTATATTATCACACCGTTATTTGGACTTTAGTCTTCTATTCCTTATTTTATTTCAAATCAAAATCATGATTTTTATTAATCCCCTATTGACATTTGTCAACTTCGAGTTAAAATATAGAATGACCATTCACTCAATAGGAGAGCTTTAACTCGTTTTACCTAAACGCCGCATATTAATCATCGACGATGAACCTTCTATCTGCGAGATATGCAAACGGGTGCTCGCCGGGTGCGGCCTGTCGGTGGATTGCGCCTGCGACGGCCGGGACGGACGCCAACTGATTGAAATAAATGCGTACTACCTCATCATTCTCGATATCCGGATGCCCGTCAGTTCCGGAAAGGACTTCTTCCGCTACCTCAAGACGGAGCGTCAGGAACTGATCGACTGTGTGCTGCTGACCAGCGGCGACCTGATGAATGACGACACAGAGGCATTCGTCCGGTCCTCCGGCCGGCCGTTCCTGCCCAAACCCTTCTCCCCGGATGAATTGAAATCCGCGGTCGGCAAACTATACCTGTCACTGCATCCCGGCACCGCGGACGTCAACTTCATTTAATCGTTTTTCTTAAGCCCTTTAACCCCATCCCCTCCGGACTAATACTTTGGTACGTAGCGCGCTCATCCCCCCATGCCTTATAATACGTTCATGTTTAATAATCAAAGAGTAGCCGCAATCATCGCCGCCGCCGGTTCCAGCGAGCGCATGGAGGGAATCGACAAGATATTCACCAACCTTGGTAATCGACCGGTGCTGGCGCGGACGGTCTATCCCTTCGAGTGCACACCCCTCGTCGACCGCATAGTGGTCGTCCTCAACGAGAACAATCTGGCCGCCGGGGAAAAACTGGCCGAAAACGTGAAGTGGCGCAAGGTGACCGATATCGTGGCCGGCGGCGCCCGCCGCCAGGATTCGGTGATGAACGCCCTGAAAAAACTGGAAAACGATGTCGAATGGGTCATCATCCACGACGGCGCCCGGCCTCTGCTTCGCGTGGAGCAGATAGAAGAGGGACTCAAAGCCGCCCAAGCCAGCGGCGCCGCGGTCTGCGCCGTGCCGGTGACCGACACCATCAAACTGGCTAGCGAAGATCTTTCGATCAGGGAGACACTGTCCCGGGAATACCTGTGGGCCGCTCAAACGCCCCAGATCTTCCGCTATGACCTCATCCGTCGCGCCTACGAAACCGCCACCGAAACCGCCACCGACGACGCTTCTCTGGTGGAACGCCTGGGTGTGCCGGTTAAGCTGTACCGGGGATCTTATGGCAATATTAAAATTACCACCCCGGAAAGTTTAGCCGCCGCGGAGATGCTGTGGCGGAGAAGCGGAGAGTAACATGAGCGTCAGAATCGGCATCGGTTACGACGTCCACCGCCTGGCCCCGGACCACAAGCTGGTACTAGGGGGCGTGGAGATCCCCTTCAGCCACGGACTCATCGGCTGGAGCGACGCCGACGTGCTGACCCACGCCGTCATGGACGCCCTGCTGGGCGCGGCGGGGTTGGGAGACATCGGCGCTCACTTCCCGCCCGGCGACCCACAGTACAAAGGCATCTCCAGCCTGATACTGTTGGAACGCGTCGGCGGTATGCTCAAAGAGCGCGGCTGGCAGGTCGGCAATATCGATGTCATCATCGCCGCCGAGCAGCCCAAACTGCGCCCTCACATCGACGCCATGTGCCGGAACATCTCGAAAACACTGGGCATCGATGCCGGCTCGGTCAACGTCAAGGCCAGCACCTCTGAAGAACTCGGCTTCGTCGGCCGTGAAGAAGGGCTGTGCGCCTGGGCGACGGCATTAATCGAAAAATAAACTCTCGCGCCGGGTCGTAACTCTCGACTCGTGACTCGCGATTCGGGACGCGTATGAAAATATCCAACACCCTCTCCGGCCACAAAGAAGAATTCACGCCTGAAGGCGATCCGGTCAAGATGTACGTCTGCGGCATCACGCCGCAATCGGCGGCCCATATCGGCCACGCCATGAGCTACATCAACTTCGACGTCATCCGCCGTTACCTTATATACAGCGGTCGGGGGGTCAAATACGTCCAGAACTTCACCGACGTGGATGACAAGATCATCGCCAAGGCAGTGCCGCTGGGACTGACACCGCTGGCGCTGGCCGACCGCAACATCGCCGAATTTCAGGCAGACATGGCCTCGCTCAACATCATGCCCGCCGACGCCTATCCCCGCGTCACCGGTGAGATCCCCTCAATCATCGAACTGGTGACAGGCCTCGTCGACAAGGGTTTCGCCTACGAGGTCAAGGGCTCGGTCTATTTCCGGGTGAGAAAACTCGACGACTACGGCAAGCTGTCCCACCGCACCCTGGACCAGATGCGGGCGGGGGCGCGCATCGAGATCGGCGAGGACAAGGAAGACCCCATGGACTTCGTGCTCTGGAAGGCAACCAAGCCCGGCGAGCCTTCCTGGGATTCGCCGTGGGGTAAGGGCCGTCCCGGGTGGCACATCGAGTGCTCGGCGATGAGCCGTAAATACCTCGGCGAGACCATCGACATCCACGGTGGCGGCGCCGACCTCATCTTC
Encoded here:
- a CDS encoding response regulator, which encodes MDDEPSICEICKRVLAGCGLSVDCACDGRDGRQLIEINAYYLIILDIRMPVSSGKDFFRYLKTERQELIDCVLLTSGDLMNDDTEAFVRSSGRPFLPKPFSPDELKSAVGKLYLSLHPGTADVNFI
- the ispD gene encoding 2-C-methyl-D-erythritol 4-phosphate cytidylyltransferase, which encodes MFNNQRVAAIIAAAGSSERMEGIDKIFTNLGNRPVLARTVYPFECTPLVDRIVVVLNENNLAAGEKLAENVKWRKVTDIVAGGARRQDSVMNALKKLENDVEWVIIHDGARPLLRVEQIEEGLKAAQASGAAVCAVPVTDTIKLASEDLSIRETLSREYLWAAQTPQIFRYDLIRRAYETATETATDDASLVERLGVPVKLYRGSYGNIKITTPESLAAAEMLWRRSGE
- the ispF gene encoding 2-C-methyl-D-erythritol 2,4-cyclodiphosphate synthase codes for the protein MSVRIGIGYDVHRLAPDHKLVLGGVEIPFSHGLIGWSDADVLTHAVMDALLGAAGLGDIGAHFPPGDPQYKGISSLILLERVGGMLKERGWQVGNIDVIIAAEQPKLRPHIDAMCRNISKTLGIDAGSVNVKASTSEELGFVGREEGLCAWATALIEK